One Kaistella polysaccharea DNA segment encodes these proteins:
- a CDS encoding SOS response-associated peptidase, producing the protein MCYYVSNQLTRKEMKDTFGVTYEGPDFQGSEFTNGFSYPKTPIVLDDNPDEAILGDWGLIPVWAKDRNMQKSTLNARIETLVEKPSFRDSVSNRCLVLVKGFYEWKWLDSKGKKKEKYFIHLDNGEEPFALGGIYNIWTDEETEETLTSFSIVTSNANELMAEIHNTKDRMPLVLSKEAEEAWLSDRSIDNFAFPNYSPDLIAINLDVAGSQPTLF; encoded by the coding sequence ATGTGCTACTACGTTTCCAACCAACTCACCCGCAAAGAAATGAAAGATACCTTCGGCGTTACCTACGAAGGACCGGATTTTCAGGGCTCTGAATTTACGAATGGTTTTTCTTACCCGAAAACTCCAATTGTCTTGGACGACAATCCGGATGAAGCTATTTTGGGCGATTGGGGATTAATTCCGGTTTGGGCAAAAGACCGAAATATGCAGAAAAGTACGCTGAATGCCAGAATAGAAACTTTGGTGGAAAAACCCAGTTTCAGAGATTCAGTGTCCAACCGATGTCTGGTTTTGGTCAAAGGTTTTTATGAATGGAAATGGCTGGATTCTAAAGGAAAGAAGAAAGAGAAATATTTTATTCATCTTGATAATGGCGAGGAACCTTTTGCCTTGGGTGGAATTTACAATATCTGGACCGATGAAGAAACGGAGGAAACCCTCACCAGTTTTTCAATTGTAACTTCCAACGCGAACGAACTCATGGCCGAAATTCACAATACAAAAGACCGAATGCCTTTGGTCCTATCAAAAGAAGCGGAAGAAGCCTGGCTTTCTGATCGATCTATCGACAATTTTGCTTTCCCAAATTACAGTCCGGACCTGATCGCCATCAACCTGGATGTGGCTGGGTCGCAACCGACTTTGTTTTAG
- a CDS encoding DUF2075 domain-containing protein yields MLNFYYSDKITDFKKKSAETIIGEIAINSRTGHINTELYAWEFQIQILKEILEPYSGKIFFEFSIPRMGKRVDCLLIIQNIVFVLEFKVGEKNFLNHNVEQVWDYALDLKNFHKPSHDLMLVPILIATHAKNSTMEIITTSHDDNLVNPISTNATNLGQVISEVLNFFSSENLIDDEAYLAGSYSPTPTIIEAAISLYNNHNVDEITRSDADAKNLKQTTSYISEVIKLAKNENKKIICFVTGVPGAGKTLVGLKVATEHLDQSKGDSSVFLSGNKPLVDILQEALVRDRVLQEKTRGVKLTKKVARESVKSFIQIIHHYRDEYLRDKKAPYDHVAIFDEAQRAWTKEQTVNFMARKKNFPNFPYSEPEFLISCLDRHQDWAVVICLVGGGQEINTGEAGISEWLHAIMNNFQNWETHISPNLYESEYAAISAIKSLEEDSVVVFNPDLHLSVSMRSFRAEYLSKLIKEILDIDANAKETLKELQDKYPIVITRNLDKAKSWLKEKARGSERYGIVVSSQAYRLKPMAIDVKTPINHVNWFLDGKDDVRSSFYLEDVATEFQVQGLELDWACVTWDGDLRFSKDGWKSYSFVGTKWQNVHKESRKKYLLNAYRVLLTRARQGMVIVVPEGNIEDKTRLPEFYDDTFNYLSNVGFKIL; encoded by the coding sequence ATGCTGAATTTCTACTACTCTGATAAAATTACCGATTTCAAAAAAAAATCAGCAGAAACCATAATAGGTGAAATTGCTATCAACAGCAGAACAGGGCACATAAATACTGAACTTTACGCTTGGGAATTTCAAATTCAAATATTGAAGGAAATTTTAGAGCCTTATTCTGGAAAGATATTTTTCGAATTTTCTATTCCTCGAATGGGTAAAAGGGTCGATTGCCTTTTAATCATTCAAAATATTGTTTTTGTATTAGAATTTAAAGTTGGTGAGAAAAATTTTCTCAATCACAATGTTGAGCAAGTTTGGGACTATGCATTAGACTTGAAAAATTTTCATAAACCAAGTCATGACTTAATGCTTGTTCCTATTTTAATAGCAACTCATGCGAAAAATTCTACAATGGAAATTATTACCACAAGTCATGATGATAATTTGGTAAATCCGATCAGTACAAACGCAACTAATTTAGGTCAAGTAATTTCTGAAGTTTTAAACTTTTTTTCTAGTGAAAATTTGATTGATGACGAAGCATATTTAGCAGGTAGTTATTCTCCAACACCCACTATTATTGAGGCAGCTATCAGTTTATACAATAATCATAATGTTGATGAAATTACGAGAAGTGATGCTGATGCTAAAAATTTAAAACAAACTACCAGTTATATTTCTGAGGTCATTAAGTTGGCAAAAAATGAAAATAAAAAAATTATTTGTTTTGTAACAGGAGTTCCAGGAGCTGGAAAAACACTAGTAGGTTTAAAAGTTGCAACGGAACATTTGGATCAAAGTAAGGGAGATTCAAGTGTCTTTCTTTCTGGAAATAAACCTTTAGTAGATATTTTGCAAGAAGCTTTAGTAAGAGATAGAGTTTTGCAAGAGAAAACAAGAGGTGTGAAATTAACTAAAAAAGTTGCTAGAGAAAGTGTGAAATCTTTTATACAAATTATTCATCATTATCGAGATGAATACTTAAGAGATAAAAAAGCGCCATATGATCATGTTGCTATTTTTGACGAAGCACAAAGAGCTTGGACCAAGGAGCAGACAGTAAACTTTATGGCGAGAAAGAAAAATTTTCCAAATTTTCCATATTCAGAACCCGAGTTTTTAATTTCATGTTTAGATAGACACCAAGATTGGGCAGTTGTAATTTGCTTAGTTGGTGGTGGGCAAGAAATAAATACAGGAGAAGCAGGAATTTCTGAATGGTTGCATGCAATAATGAATAATTTTCAAAACTGGGAAACTCATATTTCTCCAAATTTATATGAAAGTGAATATGCAGCTATTTCAGCAATTAAATCTTTGGAAGAAGACAGTGTTGTTGTTTTCAATCCAGATTTACATCTTTCTGTTTCTATGAGGTCTTTTAGAGCAGAATATTTATCAAAATTAATAAAGGAAATTTTAGATATTGATGCAAATGCGAAGGAAACTTTGAAAGAACTTCAAGATAAATATCCAATTGTTATTACTCGAAATTTGGATAAAGCAAAAAGTTGGTTGAAGGAAAAAGCGCGTGGAAGTGAACGATATGGAATTGTAGTTTCTTCTCAAGCATATCGATTAAAACCGATGGCTATTGATGTTAAGACACCGATAAATCATGTGAATTGGTTTTTAGATGGAAAGGATGACGTGAGATCTTCTTTTTATTTAGAGGATGTTGCAACAGAGTTTCAGGTTCAAGGTCTAGAATTAGATTGGGCATGTGTAACTTGGGATGGAGATTTAAGATTTTCGAAAGATGGTTGGAAAAGTTATTCTTTTGTTGGGACTAAATGGCAAAATGTTCATAAAGAATCTCGGAAAAAATATTTGCTTAATGCATATCGAGTTTTGCTAACAAGAGCAAGGCAAGGAATGGTGATTGTAGTTCCTGAAGGTAATATTGAAGATAAAACTCGACTTCCAGAATTTTATGATGACACTTTTAATTATCTTTCAAATGTTGGTTTCAAAATATTGTAG
- a CDS encoding SDR family NAD(P)-dependent oxidoreductase — translation MKKKIVLITGVSKGIGKALAEKMLAENYFVIGTSRTGEIKEFKGDNFYALALDLTSPQSIDEAQKTILEKFDHLDILINNAGVGPDLGTQQPDRKSFAQTFEVNVSGTVFFTEPLINLISDQGKVINISSRMGSLDECETADSVAYRMSKSALNMYTKILTNRLKGKVKVAAVHPGWVKTTIRESNLVNGTLTPEKSAENIYRFITNDFESGTFWNAEKESTILW, via the coding sequence ATGAAAAAGAAAATCGTACTCATCACCGGCGTCAGCAAAGGAATAGGAAAAGCGCTTGCCGAGAAAATGCTAGCGGAGAATTATTTCGTTATCGGAACAAGTAGAACGGGAGAAATCAAGGAATTTAAAGGTGACAACTTTTATGCACTGGCGCTGGATTTAACCAGTCCGCAAAGTATTGATGAGGCCCAAAAAACCATTTTAGAAAAATTTGACCATCTTGATATTCTGATAAATAATGCGGGAGTTGGACCAGATTTAGGCACGCAACAACCGGACCGAAAATCGTTTGCCCAAACTTTTGAAGTAAATGTTTCTGGAACTGTTTTCTTTACGGAACCTTTGATCAACTTAATTTCTGATCAGGGAAAAGTCATCAATATATCCTCCAGAATGGGTTCGCTCGATGAGTGCGAAACAGCGGATTCCGTGGCGTACCGAATGTCTAAAAGTGCGCTCAATATGTACACCAAGATTTTAACGAACAGATTAAAAGGTAAAGTAAAAGTTGCCGCAGTTCATCCAGGTTGGGTGAAAACAACGATTCGGGAAAGTAATTTGGTGAATGGAACTTTAACTCCAGAAAAATCTGCGGAAAATATTTATCGGTTTATTACGAATGATTTTGAAAGCGGCACCTTTTGGAATGCTGAAAAAGAATCAACTATTTTGTGGTAA
- a CDS encoding glycoside hydrolase family 10 protein, with protein MSSTFVKVISALFLFLLLVVSCTAKKPVSKSTKKPTTTKPVTKPSLPKTETEKPVSNLNLPKVNREFRAAWIATVANINWPSKNNLSTQQQKDEAIKILDLLKDANFNAVIFQARPSADAMYNSDLEPWSYFLTGEIGKAPTPFYDPLEFWIKEAHQRGMELHVWLNPYRAHHTTGGPINSESIVKKMPDQIIKLKNGMYWMDPSDEATQDHTSKVIKDLVKRYDIDAIHIDDYFYPYREYNGGKDFPDNRTWNIYQKSGGNLSRADWRRANVNKFIKRIHDEIKAEKSYVQFGISPFGIWKPGFPEGIKGSSQYDELYADAKLWLNQGWLDYFSPQLYWKNDGPQSFPALLKWWESENTQKRHLWPGLNTIGLRDVADRPSEIVSQINSTRNILKNSAGTIHYSVDGLSKSTAMYNAVKSAYQTPALIPETPWIKTKPLNKPILFVETGGNLAKIKWNASDSPSVFQWILYLKYGETWETEILEKDLITRNIPLIQNGKKLNTIAVKSVDRLGNESEYEAKKIN; from the coding sequence ATGAGTTCCACTTTTGTCAAAGTAATTTCTGCCCTTTTTCTATTTCTTTTATTAGTTGTTTCGTGTACCGCAAAAAAGCCGGTCTCCAAAAGCACTAAAAAACCAACGACCACAAAACCAGTCACTAAACCTTCCCTTCCAAAAACGGAAACGGAGAAACCTGTTTCCAACTTAAATCTTCCTAAGGTTAACCGCGAATTTCGCGCTGCCTGGATTGCTACAGTCGCCAATATCAACTGGCCATCAAAGAACAATTTATCGACCCAACAACAGAAAGACGAAGCCATAAAAATTCTGGATTTGTTGAAAGATGCCAATTTCAATGCGGTGATTTTTCAGGCACGTCCGTCTGCAGATGCCATGTATAACAGTGATCTGGAGCCCTGGTCTTATTTTTTAACAGGAGAAATTGGCAAAGCTCCTACTCCATTTTATGATCCTTTGGAATTTTGGATTAAAGAAGCGCACCAACGCGGAATGGAATTGCATGTTTGGTTAAATCCGTACCGCGCACACCATACAACTGGCGGACCGATCAATAGCGAATCTATCGTGAAGAAAATGCCGGACCAAATCATCAAACTCAAAAATGGAATGTATTGGATGGATCCATCCGATGAAGCGACGCAAGATCACACCTCCAAAGTCATCAAGGATTTGGTAAAAAGATATGATATTGATGCTATTCACATTGATGATTATTTTTATCCTTATCGAGAATATAATGGCGGCAAAGATTTCCCGGACAACAGAACGTGGAATATTTATCAAAAATCAGGTGGAAACCTTTCCCGTGCTGATTGGCGACGTGCAAATGTGAATAAATTTATCAAAAGAATTCACGATGAAATTAAAGCTGAAAAAAGTTACGTACAGTTTGGAATTAGTCCTTTTGGAATTTGGAAACCGGGTTTTCCGGAAGGAATCAAAGGATCTTCGCAGTATGATGAATTGTATGCCGATGCGAAATTATGGTTGAACCAAGGTTGGCTAGATTATTTTTCGCCCCAACTCTACTGGAAAAATGACGGTCCGCAAAGTTTCCCCGCTCTTCTCAAATGGTGGGAAAGTGAAAATACACAAAAACGCCATCTTTGGCCGGGTTTAAATACCATCGGACTTCGTGATGTTGCAGATCGGCCGAGTGAAATTGTAAGTCAAATCAATTCTACGAGAAACATTTTAAAAAACTCTGCCGGCACCATTCATTACAGTGTTGATGGTTTATCTAAAAGTACTGCCATGTACAATGCGGTGAAAAGTGCCTATCAAACACCGGCTTTGATCCCTGAAACACCGTGGATCAAAACAAAACCTTTAAACAAACCCATTCTTTTTGTAGAAACTGGCGGTAATTTAGCAAAGATAAAATGGAACGCAAGCGACTCGCCAAGTGTATTCCAATGGATTTTATACCTGAAATATGGCGAAACCTGGGAAACTGAAATTTTAGAAAAAGATCTTATTACCCGAAATATTCCTTTAATTCAAAATGGAAAAAAACTCAACACCATTGCCGTGAAATCGGTAGACCGTTTGGGAAATGAAAGTGAATATGAAGCGAAAAAAATCAATTAG
- a CDS encoding flavin-containing monooxygenase: protein MKNKDNLQNKRIGIIGAGPSGLAQIRAFEALKDQGENMPEIICFEKQSNWGGMWNYSWRTGVGKYGEPIHGSMYKYLWSNGPKECLEFSDYSFDDHFKKPISSYPPRPVLFDYIEGRIKKSGARDYIRFDTTVRWVSYDEDTQKFTVVLDDLKINKTYSEEFDYLVVASGHFSTPNMPYFKGIETFSGNVMHAHDFRGADQFRDRKLLLIGSSYSAEDIGIQCYKHGAKAVTLSYRSNPIGHDWPEGVKEVPLVTHFDGDTAYFKDGTSEDYDAVIMCTGYQHKFPFLPDELRLKTKNNLYPDNLYKGIFFNDLPQLIYLGMHDQYYTFNMFDTQAWVARDFMINRLELPSEGERRVDINKWLERNDQLKTSWENVDFQTDYIKDLLAHSDYPHFNLDKVAEMFKEWLQDKDDNILTYRDKTYQSVVTGTMAAEHHTDWMDELDDSKERYLFEAEEEEMIPERL from the coding sequence ATGAAAAACAAAGACAATTTACAAAACAAACGTATCGGTATTATTGGTGCAGGCCCAAGTGGTTTGGCGCAAATTCGAGCTTTTGAAGCCTTGAAAGATCAAGGTGAAAATATGCCCGAAATCATTTGTTTTGAAAAGCAGAGTAATTGGGGCGGTATGTGGAATTATTCCTGGAGAACGGGTGTAGGGAAATATGGCGAGCCTATTCATGGCAGTATGTACAAATATCTTTGGTCCAATGGTCCGAAAGAATGTCTGGAATTTTCCGATTATTCTTTTGATGACCACTTTAAAAAACCCATTTCTTCTTATCCACCGCGACCTGTACTTTTTGATTATATCGAAGGTCGGATTAAAAAAAGTGGCGCTCGGGATTATATTCGCTTCGATACCACGGTTCGTTGGGTGAGTTATGATGAAGACACCCAGAAATTCACTGTTGTTCTGGATGATTTAAAAATTAATAAAACTTATTCAGAAGAGTTCGATTATTTAGTCGTGGCTTCTGGACATTTCTCAACGCCCAATATGCCTTACTTTAAAGGAATTGAAACCTTTAGTGGAAACGTAATGCATGCACACGATTTCCGGGGAGCGGATCAGTTTAGAGACCGCAAACTCCTATTGATCGGGAGCAGTTATTCCGCGGAAGATATCGGAATTCAATGTTACAAACATGGCGCGAAAGCGGTTACACTCAGTTACAGAAGCAATCCTATTGGGCACGACTGGCCGGAAGGCGTAAAAGAAGTTCCTTTAGTTACGCATTTCGATGGCGACACGGCGTACTTTAAAGATGGCACGAGCGAAGATTACGACGCGGTGATTATGTGTACAGGTTACCAGCACAAATTCCCATTCTTGCCAGACGAACTTCGTTTAAAAACCAAGAATAATTTATACCCGGATAATTTATACAAAGGCATATTCTTCAATGATCTGCCGCAACTGATCTATCTGGGAATGCATGATCAGTATTACACCTTCAACATGTTTGATACGCAGGCTTGGGTGGCGCGGGACTTTATGATAAACCGTTTAGAACTTCCTTCTGAAGGCGAAAGACGAGTTGATATTAATAAATGGTTGGAGCGAAATGATCAACTGAAAACGAGTTGGGAAAATGTAGATTTCCAGACCGATTATATTAAAGATTTGTTGGCGCACTCTGATTATCCGCATTTTAATCTGGATAAAGTAGCTGAAATGTTTAAGGAGTGGCTGCAGGATAAAGACGACAATATCCTCACCTACCGCGATAAAACCTATCAAAGTGTGGTGACCGGAACCATGGCCGCGGAACATCACACCGACTGGATGGATGAGTTGGATGACAGCAAGGAACGCTATCTTTTCGAAGCCGAGGAAGAAGAAATGATTCCCGAACGACTTTAA